The following coding sequences lie in one Synechococcus sp. PCC 7336 genomic window:
- a CDS encoding AAA family ATPase yields MEPLQNGIVVPIGNPREELTLPNSLRVVAIVNGKGGVAKTTTAINLAAAFAAKDRRVLVLDADPQGSATWWAKRSETGLGFDVQPIASPAKLDRVPQIGDYEVVVVDTPPALASKALAAAIASADYLVLPTPPAPMDLAVLIETVRAAVKPAGVSHRVLLTRVDPRSLRETMEAQNTLLDLGIPAFHAFVRAYKAHERAALEGMTILQWKGKQAREAQADYRRVAEELQRDWRN; encoded by the coding sequence ATGGAACCGCTGCAAAACGGTATAGTCGTCCCCATAGGAAACCCCCGAGAGGAGTTAACGTTGCCAAACTCTCTGCGCGTTGTGGCGATCGTAAATGGCAAAGGCGGCGTTGCCAAAACCACCACGGCCATCAATCTGGCAGCAGCCTTTGCCGCAAAAGACCGGCGCGTGCTCGTGCTCGATGCCGATCCGCAGGGCTCGGCCACCTGGTGGGCTAAAAGAAGCGAAACGGGTCTGGGATTTGACGTACAACCGATCGCCAGCCCAGCAAAGTTGGATCGCGTGCCGCAAATCGGCGATTATGAAGTAGTAGTGGTAGACACCCCACCCGCACTGGCATCCAAAGCACTGGCAGCGGCGATCGCCTCAGCAGACTATTTGGTCCTGCCCACTCCACCGGCCCCGATGGATTTAGCAGTGCTGATTGAAACCGTGCGAGCGGCGGTCAAACCGGCTGGAGTCAGCCACCGAGTGTTGCTCACCCGCGTCGATCCCCGCAGTTTGCGGGAGACGATGGAAGCGCAGAACACGCTGCTCGACTTGGGCATTCCCGCTTTTCATGCCTTTGTCAGAGCTTACAAAGCTCACGAGCGGGCGGCGTTAGAGGGCATGACTATCTTGCAGTGGAAGGGCAAACAGGCTCGCGAAGCCCAAGCAGATTACCGCCGCGTGGCCGAAGAGCTTCAGCGGGATTGGAGGAATTAA
- a CDS encoding Uma2 family endonuclease: MQRSGPCDLGDLLAWHWRDRTDWFWGINLAVYYKLNTPAIVPDGFLSLGVEQFDRSDGRQSYVVWHEGALPILVVEYVSRSYGQEYGSKMKDYASIGVLYYAIYNPVYCSRKRRQPLEIYRLEGDRYVLLEGDPVWLPEIGLGLGREFGTYRNCQREWLYWYDREGNRLTAPAEVAEQERLLREQESQRAERERLLREQESQRAERERQLREQLLDKLRQKGIDPDTL, translated from the coding sequence ATGCAGCGGAGCGGGCCTTGCGACCTCGGCGATCTCCTCGCTTGGCACTGGCGCGATCGCACTGATTGGTTCTGGGGCATTAACTTAGCCGTCTATTACAAACTCAATACACCTGCTATTGTCCCGGATGGCTTCTTGAGTCTGGGGGTGGAACAGTTCGATCGCTCGGATGGCAGACAGAGCTATGTGGTCTGGCATGAGGGGGCGCTCCCGATTCTGGTGGTGGAATACGTCTCTCGCAGCTACGGGCAAGAGTACGGCTCCAAGATGAAAGACTACGCCAGTATCGGAGTGTTGTACTACGCGATCTACAATCCCGTTTACTGTTCCCGCAAACGGCGTCAGCCCCTAGAGATTTACCGACTCGAAGGCGATCGCTATGTCTTGCTGGAGGGGGACCCTGTTTGGTTGCCCGAGATTGGCTTGGGCTTGGGCAGGGAGTTTGGCACTTACCGAAATTGCCAGAGAGAGTGGCTGTATTGGTACGACCGAGAGGGGAATCGACTGACGGCACCTGCAGAGGTGGCCGAGCAGGAACGACTGTTGCGCGAGCAGGAAAGCCAACGGGCCGAACGGGAACGATTGTTGCGCGAACAGGAGAGCCAGCGGGCCGAACGGGAACGACAGTTACGCGAACAACTGCTGGACAAACTCCGGCAAAAGGGAATCGATCCAGATACGCTCTAG
- the lgt gene encoding prolipoprotein diacylglyceryl transferase, with translation MSALELVSSVFAFSSPGPVLVQLGPLAIRWYGLLIALAVVLGLWLAGQLAKRRGIDPDLMGDLVVWLIVGAIPMARIYYVIFRWDFYRQNLGEAIAIWHGGIAIHGAILGGTIATLIFAKLKQLQFWQLADILAPCLIMGQAIGRWGNFFNSEAFGVPTDLPWKLYIPPLNRPPGLESYEFFHPTFLYESLWNVGVLVLLLGLFFKWPKAKPGTLICVYAIAYSLGRVWIEGLRIDSLYLGPLRIAQVVSVVLIGLGLLGLAWLYGAKRQLPDVTPPDRAAGQA, from the coding sequence ATGAGCGCTTTGGAGCTAGTCAGCTCAGTTTTTGCCTTTTCCTCTCCCGGTCCCGTGTTGGTGCAGCTAGGGCCGCTGGCGATTCGCTGGTATGGCCTGTTGATTGCATTAGCAGTGGTGCTGGGGTTGTGGCTGGCCGGTCAGTTGGCCAAAAGACGCGGCATCGACCCCGATTTGATGGGGGATTTAGTGGTGTGGCTAATCGTGGGAGCGATCCCGATGGCGCGAATTTATTATGTAATCTTTCGATGGGATTTTTACCGCCAAAATCTGGGGGAGGCGATCGCCATTTGGCACGGGGGAATTGCGATTCACGGTGCGATCTTGGGGGGTACGATCGCGACACTCATTTTTGCCAAGCTCAAGCAGCTCCAATTTTGGCAATTGGCAGATATTTTGGCCCCTTGTTTGATTATGGGGCAGGCGATCGGTCGCTGGGGAAATTTCTTTAATTCCGAGGCGTTTGGCGTTCCCACCGATCTACCCTGGAAGCTCTATATTCCGCCATTGAACCGTCCGCCAGGGTTGGAGTCTTACGAGTTTTTCCACCCGACGTTTTTATACGAGTCATTGTGGAATGTGGGGGTGCTCGTGTTGCTGCTCGGTCTGTTTTTTAAGTGGCCGAAGGCGAAGCCGGGAACGCTGATTTGCGTCTATGCGATCGCCTACAGTTTGGGGCGCGTCTGGATTGAGGGATTGCGGATCGACAGCCTCTATCTGGGGCCGTTGCGAATTGCCCAGGTGGTGAGTGTTGTCTTGATTGGCCTGGGGCTATTGGGTTTGGCGTGGCTGTATGGGGCAAAGCGCCAGTTGCCGGATGTGACTCCTCCCGATCGGGCGGCAGGACAAGCTTGA